The following coding sequences are from one Helicoverpa zea isolate HzStark_Cry1AcR chromosome 4, ilHelZeax1.1, whole genome shotgun sequence window:
- the LOC124629945 gene encoding uncharacterized protein LOC124629945: MSYGTVVMKNLIFLFGYLFLVNADVYYAPRITDSMLSCDGFDNDYLNCDGLLLGSLQGEEGDDAAKLSGSLVTLQEILPEHEVKIEVFKMADIKDEFMYECMFNLCDSLQNTDSPWWPVIEKLNVTECPVPVKTFEVDKLTISLEPFKDFMCHDFCGEYRIQISFMDVADTLSCHVLELCIVECEDDE, encoded by the exons ATGAGTTATGGTACCGTGGTAATGAAAAATCTAATATTCCTGTTCGGTTACTTGTTTTTGGTGAATGCTGAT GTATATTATGCGCCCAGGATCACGGATAGCATGCTAAGTTGTGATGGCTTCGACAATGACTACTTAAACTGTGATGGCCTATTACTTGGCTCCCTTCAAGGTGAAGAAGGAGATGATGCAGCGAAACTCAGTGGATCCCTTGTAACATTGCAGGAAATTTTACCGGAACACGAG GTCAAAATAGAAGTATTTAAAATGGCGGACATAAAAGATGAGTTTATGTACGAGTGCATGTTCAATTTATGCGACAGTTTGCAAAACACTGATTCACCGTGGTGGCCTGTTATTGAGAAATTGAATGTCACTGAATGTCCAGTTCCGGtg aaaacatTCGAAGTTGACAAATTGACTATATCTTTGGAACCGTTCAAAGATTTCATGTGTCACGACTTTTGTGGAGAATACCGCATCCAAATATCTTTTATGGATGTTGCGGATACGCTTTCCTGCCATGTCCTCGAACTATGTATAGTAGAATGCGAAGATGATGAAtga